Part of the Thermotoga sp. genome, GCAGCCTCGACAGTTCCTCAACATCCCTTGGATCGACCATCTCCACGGGTGTGTGCATGTACTTCAGTGGAATAGAAATCAAAGCGGTCTTCACACCTGTCCGTACAAGCTGAACGAAATCCGTCTCCGTACCCGATCTCCCCCCCACCACTTCTTTCTGAAGAGCAACGTTGTGTCTCTGGGCGATGAGTGCGATCTTCTGAGTGAGTGCCCTGTCAACGACAGGTCCCAGTCCAAGGACAGGCCCTTTCCCCAGTTCTATGTGATCGTGAGAAGGGGGTTCTGAAGCAAACGTGACGTCCATCACGATCGCAACATCCGGGTTTATTCCGTAAGCCTCCGTGAGTGCGCCAAGACAGCCTGTTTCTTCCTGAACGGAAAAGACAAAGTAAACATCCCACGGATGGCTGTACCTGGCGAGAAACTCCAGTGTCTTCACCAAAGAAACACAGCTCGCTCTGTTATCAAGGGCTTTTCCAATCACCTTTCCGTTCGTTTCGAAAGATTCTTGGTCTATCACCGCTACATCACCAATGCGAACAGTGCGATCCGACAGAGAAAGATCGAGGAATAGCTCATCGAACAACGGTACCTTTTTTCTGGAATCTGGTGACTGGAGGTGTGGAGCGAGCATGCCTATAACACCATGAGCAATACCATCTTTTGTATAGATGCGTACTTTCGAAGCGTAAACAACCTTTGGATCAACTCCTCCAACTGGCTCCAGACGAGCAAACTCTCCTTCTACTTTAGAAACAACAAAGCCTATCTCGTCAACGTGTGCAAAAAGAGCGAGCTTCCCTCTTCCTTCACCCTTTTTGTATCCAACCAGGCTTCCATGACTTGTGATCTCTGTCTCATCCACAAAAGGCTTTATGAGCGATTCAATGTAGGAAACGACCTTGTCTTCATGACCAGAGGGTCCATCGAGATTTGAAAGTTTCATCAGAAGTTCTTTCGCTACCAACTCATTCACTCCTTTCGAAATCCACTCTATCGAACGGTTCAATCACGATGCGATTTCCTTTCACATGAGCGATCGAAGGAACGTTTTCTCTTCCTTTGGAATGTGTAATGAACCCCGCTATCTGAATAAGAGAGGTTTGAAGATCGAGGGCGGCGACGACCGCCTGTTCTCCTTCGTTCAAACCGGCGCGTATGTTCCCCTGAGCCTTTCCGAAGACCACCACAGAACCACCAGCAAGGATCTCTGCTCCCTTGTTC contains:
- a CDS encoding M42 family metallopeptidase translates to MVAKELLMKLSNLDGPSGHEDKVVSYIESLIKPFVDETEITSHGSLVGYKKGEGRGKLALFAHVDEIGFVVSKVEGEFARLEPVGGVDPKVVYASKVRIYTKDGIAHGVIGMLAPHLQSPDSRKKVPLFDELFLDLSLSDRTVRIGDVAVIDQESFETNGKVIGKALDNRASCVSLVKTLEFLARYSHPWDVYFVFSVQEETGCLGALTEAYGINPDVAIVMDVTFASEPPSHDHIELGKGPVLGLGPVVDRALTQKIALIAQRHNVALQKEVVGGRSGTETDFVQLVRTGVKTALISIPLKYMHTPVEMVDPRDVEELSRLLSIIAVELEV